The following coding sequences lie in one Leptospira neocaledonica genomic window:
- a CDS encoding DUF962 domain-containing protein, producing the protein MTENKKYETLQEFWPFYLREHSNKMNRIFHFIGTTCALVFILSAIFYLNAWYLLGALFSGYFFAWIGHFFLEKNRPATFTYPFKSFVSDWRMYFCTITGQLGKELQKAGVK; encoded by the coding sequence ATGACTGAAAACAAAAAATACGAAACCCTACAGGAATTCTGGCCATTCTACCTAAGAGAACATTCAAACAAAATGAACCGGATATTCCATTTTATAGGAACCACATGTGCGTTAGTGTTCATTCTTTCTGCAATCTTCTATCTAAACGCTTGGTACTTGCTGGGAGCATTATTTAGCGGATACTTTTTTGCATGGATTGGACATTTCTTCTTAGAAAAAAACCGTCCTGCCACATTTACGTACCCTTTCAAATCTTTTGTAAGTGATTGGAGAATGTATTTTTGTACGATTACCGGTCAGCTAGGTAAAGAGTTACAAAAAGCGGGAGTAAAATAG